The segment GTCGTTACCCCTTAGCCCCTCACCCAACTAGCTCGCATTAGGTGTCGTTATGAGCCCTCAAAACGACAACAATTGCGAGCCAGTTGGGAAGCACACTGAAAAGGAACACAGCCGTGTCATCTAGCACCACCGTAGGAACCGCCGCACGTCCGCTGCGCGTCGCCGTCGTCGGCTCCGGCCCGGCCGGCGTCTACGCAGCTGACATCCTGACCAAGAGCGAGGCCGTCAAGAGCGGCGAGCTGACGGTCAGCATCGACCTCTTCGACCGCTACCCGGCCCCCTACGGCCTGATCCGCTACGGCGTTGCCCCGGACCACCCCCGCATCAAGGGCATCGTGAACGCCCTGCACAAGGTCCTGGACCGCGGCGACATCCGCTTCTTCGGCAACGTCGACTACGGCACGGACATCTCCATCGAGGACCTGCGCACGCATTACGACGCCGTGATCTTCGCCACCGGCGCCATCAAGGACGCGGACCTGAACATCCCCGGCATCGAGCTTGAAGGTTCCTTCGGCGGCGCCGACTTCGTCTCCTGGTACGACGGCCACCCGGACGTTTCCCGCGAATGGCCGCTCGACGCCACCTCCGTGGCTGTGCTCGGCAACGGCAACGTGGCACTCGACGTGGCCCGTGTCCTCTCCAAGCACGCGGACGACCTCCTGGTCACCGAAATTCCGGACAACGTCTACGCCGGACTCAAGGCTTCCCCGGTGACCGACGTTCACGTCTTCGGCCGCCGCGGTCCGGCGCAGGTGAAGTTCACCCCGCTGGAGCTCCGCGAACTGTCCCACTCCAAGGACGTGGACATCATCCTCTACGCCGAGGACTTCGAGTTCGACGACGAGTCGGACCGCCAGATCCAGACGAACAACCAGACCAAGACCATGGTGGGAACCCTTACCAACTGGATCGCCGAGCAGCCCGAGGACCTCTCCGAGCTCAAGGCCTCCCGTCGCCTGCACCTGCACTTCCTGCACAGCCCGTTGGAGATCGTGGATTCCGAAGAGGCCCCGGGCAAGGTTGCCTCGATCAAGTTCGAGCGCACAGAGCTGGACGGCACGGGCAACGCGCGCGGTACCGGCGAGGTGGTCGACTACCCGGTCCAGGCCGTATACCGCGCGATCGGCTACTTCGGTTCCGCCCTGCCGGACGTCGAGTTCGACCACCAGCGCGGGGTCGTGACGAACGACGGCGGCCGCGTGCTGGACGCTTCCGGCGAGCACGTTCCCGGCTTGTACGCCACGGGCTGGATCAAGCGTGGTCCCATCGGCCTCATCGGCCATACCAAGGGCGACGCACTGGAGACGGTCACGTACCTCCTGGAAGACCGTGAAAACCTGCCGCTCGCCGCAGTTCCCGAGGCGGACGCCGTCGTCGAGCTCCTGGACGCCCGCGGCGTGAAGTTCACCAGCTGGGAAGGCTGGCTGGCCCTGGATGCCCACGAGCTCGCTTTGGGTGCCGCCGCTTCCGAAGCCGGTACATCGCACGGCGTCGAGGTCAAGCGCGAACGCATCAAGGTTGTGCCGCGTGAGGACATGGTGGACATCTCCCGCGACGGCGTGGCCGCACAGGTCTAGGTCTACTGCCTCAAGTCCCCAAGCAACGCGGGGTCACTTAGCGCCCATCCGGAGCATCGGAATGGGCTATAAGTGACCCCGCGTTGCTTTTAAGT is part of the Arthrobacter ramosus genome and harbors:
- a CDS encoding FAD-dependent oxidoreductase, with amino-acid sequence MSSSTTVGTAARPLRVAVVGSGPAGVYAADILTKSEAVKSGELTVSIDLFDRYPAPYGLIRYGVAPDHPRIKGIVNALHKVLDRGDIRFFGNVDYGTDISIEDLRTHYDAVIFATGAIKDADLNIPGIELEGSFGGADFVSWYDGHPDVSREWPLDATSVAVLGNGNVALDVARVLSKHADDLLVTEIPDNVYAGLKASPVTDVHVFGRRGPAQVKFTPLELRELSHSKDVDIILYAEDFEFDDESDRQIQTNNQTKTMVGTLTNWIAEQPEDLSELKASRRLHLHFLHSPLEIVDSEEAPGKVASIKFERTELDGTGNARGTGEVVDYPVQAVYRAIGYFGSALPDVEFDHQRGVVTNDGGRVLDASGEHVPGLYATGWIKRGPIGLIGHTKGDALETVTYLLEDRENLPLAAVPEADAVVELLDARGVKFTSWEGWLALDAHELALGAAASEAGTSHGVEVKRERIKVVPREDMVDISRDGVAAQV